A genomic window from Blastococcus saxobsidens DD2 includes:
- a CDS encoding NAD-dependent epimerase/dehydratase family protein: MRALVTGAGGFVGRHLVARLQHEGWQVTGLTRRDVDLADPVAAAAAVRAADPDVVFSLAAGRAKGTPGERAATVAVNTSPWLVDALPDRCRTVVRLGSSTEYAAAPRPLAEDAPLEPRGFFGATKAAGSLLLQAAAAERGVRAAVLRAFQVYGSGDHPTRLVPVVMAAARTGGTVDLPARLSRRDWVWVGDVVDACLRAAVDDGLPPGVVLNIGTGVQTSTEELVATAERVTGRPIATVPGGHPGRGWDTADWVCDPALARRLLGWAPTVDLAEGLARTWAAG, from the coding sequence GTGAGAGCACTGGTGACCGGTGCCGGCGGCTTCGTCGGGCGGCACCTGGTGGCACGGCTGCAGCACGAGGGCTGGCAGGTCACCGGCCTCACCCGCCGCGACGTCGACCTCGCCGATCCGGTCGCCGCCGCGGCCGCGGTGCGGGCGGCCGACCCGGACGTCGTGTTCAGCCTCGCCGCGGGCCGGGCCAAGGGCACGCCGGGCGAACGGGCGGCCACGGTGGCGGTCAACACCAGCCCCTGGCTGGTCGACGCGCTGCCCGACCGCTGCCGCACCGTCGTCCGGCTGGGCTCGTCGACCGAGTACGCCGCCGCTCCCCGCCCCCTGGCGGAGGACGCGCCCCTGGAACCGCGCGGCTTCTTCGGCGCGACCAAGGCGGCCGGCTCCCTGCTGCTCCAGGCGGCCGCCGCCGAGCGGGGCGTCCGGGCGGCGGTACTGCGCGCCTTCCAGGTCTACGGGAGCGGCGACCACCCCACCCGGCTCGTCCCGGTGGTGATGGCCGCGGCCCGCACCGGGGGCACCGTCGACCTGCCCGCGCGGCTGAGCCGGCGGGACTGGGTGTGGGTGGGCGACGTCGTCGACGCCTGCCTGCGTGCCGCCGTGGACGACGGCCTGCCCCCGGGCGTGGTGCTGAACATCGGCACCGGTGTGCAGACCAGCACCGAGGAGCTCGTGGCGACCGCCGAGCGGGTCACCGGACGGCCGATCGCCACCGTGCCGGGCGGGCACCCGGGCCGCGGCTGGGACACCGCCGACTGGGTCTGCGACCCGGCGCTCGCCCGGCGGCTGCTCGGCTGGGCGCCGACGGTCGACCTCGCCGAGGGCCTGGCCCGTACCTGGGCGGCCGGGTGA
- a CDS encoding ABC transporter ATP-binding protein: MSSLTVTALTKAFGATPVLTGVDLHVPAGGLVALLGPSGCGKTTLLRLVAGFDDPDSGTVVLGDRVVAGSGRGVPARRRGIGFVPQEGGLFPHLSVAGNVTFGLPRQRRRDRGRVRELLDLVGLDAALADRSPHQLSGGQQQRVALARALAPEPSLVLLDEPFSSLDATLREDTRQAVSAALIAAGATALLVTHDQAEALSMADQVAVLRGGRLVQLSDPRTLYQRPADLDVAAFVGESVVLAADVRDGRAESVLGSLAVTGPAGPGPARVLLRPEQLRLVAPVGPVPRGRVRSVDFYGHDSRVRLDLPGGGTVTARLEGADLPSVGQDVGIEVSGAAVAFPAAEGAAGIAGPAVVAGPAGAAATRRRAVEPIS, encoded by the coding sequence ATGAGCTCCCTCACCGTGACCGCGCTGACCAAGGCGTTCGGCGCCACCCCGGTGCTCACCGGGGTGGACCTGCATGTGCCGGCCGGTGGTCTGGTCGCCCTGCTGGGCCCCTCGGGCTGCGGCAAGACGACGCTGCTGCGGCTGGTCGCCGGGTTCGACGACCCCGACAGCGGAACCGTCGTCCTCGGCGACCGCGTCGTGGCCGGTTCCGGGCGGGGCGTGCCCGCCCGCAGGCGCGGCATCGGGTTCGTCCCGCAGGAGGGCGGCCTCTTCCCGCACCTGTCCGTGGCCGGCAACGTCACCTTCGGCCTGCCCCGGCAGCGGCGGCGCGACCGTGGCCGGGTCCGGGAGCTGCTGGACCTCGTCGGCCTGGACGCCGCGCTGGCCGACCGGTCGCCGCACCAGCTCTCCGGCGGCCAGCAGCAGCGGGTGGCGCTGGCCCGGGCCCTGGCTCCCGAACCCTCCCTGGTGCTGCTCGACGAGCCCTTCTCCTCCCTCGACGCCACGCTCCGGGAGGACACCCGGCAGGCCGTGAGCGCGGCGCTGATCGCCGCCGGGGCAACCGCGCTGCTGGTCACCCACGACCAGGCCGAGGCGCTGTCGATGGCCGACCAGGTGGCGGTGCTGCGCGGCGGGCGGCTGGTCCAGCTGAGCGACCCACGCACCCTCTACCAGCGGCCGGCGGACCTGGACGTGGCTGCCTTCGTGGGGGAGTCGGTGGTCCTGGCCGCCGACGTCCGCGACGGGCGCGCGGAGTCGGTGCTGGGCAGCCTGGCCGTCACGGGCCCCGCCGGCCCGGGCCCGGCCCGGGTGCTGCTGCGCCCGGAGCAGCTCCGGCTGGTCGCTCCGGTCGGCCCGGTGCCGCGGGGGCGGGTGCGGAGCGTCGACTTCTACGGTCACGACTCCCGCGTGCGCCTCGACCTCCCCGGCGGCGGGACCGTGACCGCCCGTCTGGAGGGCGCCGACCTGCCGTCGGTCGGTCAGGACGTCGGCATCGAGGTGTCCGGTGCGGCCGTCGCCTTCCCCGCCGCCGAGGGCGCGGCCGGCATCGCCGGGCCGGCCGTCGTCGCCGGTCCCGCCGGTGCGGCGGCGACGCGCCGACGCGCCGTCGAGCCGATCAGTTAG
- a CDS encoding SDR family NAD(P)-dependent oxidoreductase, with protein sequence MPIPEDTGSPLTVLVTGGSSGIGRATAVQLGARGFRVVLVARGREALEAAADEVRVAGAAAVRVCPADVLDEEAVAGVVAATVAEFGRLDVVVHSAQVMAYGRIEDVPKDVYERVVATSLNGTATVARQVLPVFRRQHTGHLVVVNSLLGTVTTPLLGSYAVAKWGQLALARVLQQETRDEPGISVSIVQPGGVDTPIYVQAATYAGVHGSPPPPVYSAERAARRILSTMDRPRRVVQAGVFNPLITAGFRLLPGVYDVLVEPLLRRLAMADEPVGPTEGNVFRSNPAGNAVDGRSGAR encoded by the coding sequence GTGCCGATCCCCGAGGACACCGGAAGCCCGCTCACCGTCCTGGTCACCGGTGGTTCCAGCGGCATCGGCCGGGCCACCGCGGTGCAGCTCGGCGCGCGCGGCTTCCGCGTGGTGCTCGTCGCCCGCGGGCGGGAGGCGCTGGAGGCCGCCGCCGACGAGGTGCGGGTCGCCGGCGCCGCCGCGGTGCGCGTCTGCCCGGCCGACGTGCTGGACGAGGAGGCGGTCGCGGGGGTCGTCGCCGCGACGGTGGCGGAGTTCGGTCGCCTCGACGTCGTCGTGCACTCCGCCCAGGTGATGGCCTACGGCCGGATCGAGGACGTGCCCAAGGACGTCTACGAGCGGGTCGTCGCCACGTCGCTGAACGGCACCGCGACCGTGGCCCGGCAGGTGCTCCCGGTGTTCCGCCGGCAGCACACCGGGCACCTGGTGGTCGTCAACTCGCTGCTCGGCACCGTGACGACGCCGCTGCTGGGCAGCTACGCCGTCGCCAAGTGGGGGCAGCTGGCGCTGGCCCGGGTGCTGCAGCAGGAGACCCGGGACGAGCCCGGCATCTCCGTGTCGATCGTGCAGCCCGGCGGGGTCGACACCCCGATCTACGTGCAGGCCGCCACCTACGCCGGGGTCCACGGGTCGCCGCCGCCACCGGTGTACTCGGCCGAACGGGCGGCGCGGCGGATCCTCTCGACGATGGACCGGCCTCGCCGGGTCGTGCAGGCGGGGGTGTTCAACCCGCTGATCACCGCCGGCTTCCGGCTGCTGCCCGGCGTCTACGATGTGCTGGTCGAGCCGCTGCTGCGGCGGCTGGCGATGGCCGACGAGCCGGTCGGGCCCACGGAGGGCAACGTCTTCCGGTCGAATCCGGCCGGCAACGCCGTCGACGGGCGTTCGGGTGCCCGCTGA
- a CDS encoding glycosyltransferase, translating into MTDGGAGPRVAVVVPVYGNEATLPELADRLAAALPGRDWRLRLVIDASPDDSARVARELVGRDGRIAVTGLTVNVGQHAALARGLAEEPDADVWVCLDADLQDPPEAVPLLLDRLAAGDVEAVFAGRRGRYESPLRRATGTLHRRVAAALTGLPPDAGAFLAMGPAVRAAVVTAVEERGAPSVVLAVGRSGRPATSVPVVRDQRPVGRSAWTPGARLRQSARSLSWALRARR; encoded by the coding sequence GTGACCGACGGGGGAGCCGGGCCGCGGGTGGCCGTGGTGGTACCGGTGTACGGGAACGAGGCGACCCTGCCCGAACTCGCCGACCGGCTGGCCGCCGCGCTTCCCGGCCGGGACTGGCGGCTGCGCCTGGTCATCGACGCCTCGCCGGACGACAGCGCGCGGGTGGCCCGCGAACTGGTCGGGCGGGACGGGCGGATCGCGGTCACCGGCCTGACGGTCAACGTCGGCCAGCACGCCGCGCTGGCCCGGGGGCTGGCCGAGGAGCCCGACGCCGACGTGTGGGTGTGCCTGGACGCCGACCTGCAGGATCCGCCGGAGGCCGTGCCGCTGCTGCTCGACCGGCTCGCCGCCGGGGACGTGGAGGCGGTCTTCGCCGGCCGGCGCGGCCGCTACGAGTCCCCGCTGCGCCGCGCCACCGGCACGCTGCACCGGCGGGTGGCCGCCGCGCTCACCGGGCTGCCACCCGACGCCGGCGCCTTCCTCGCGATGGGCCCGGCCGTGCGCGCCGCCGTCGTGACGGCGGTGGAGGAGCGCGGCGCGCCCAGCGTGGTCCTCGCCGTCGGCCGGTCCGGCCGCCCGGCGACCAGCGTGCCGGTGGTCCGGGACCAGCGGCCGGTCGGGCGGTCGGCCTGGACCCCGGGTGCGCGACTGCGGCAGTCGGCCCGGTCGCTGTCCTGGGCCCTGCGCGCTCGCCGCTGA
- a CDS encoding DUF2277 domain-containing protein has product MCRNIRPLAHFEPPAADDEILAAALQYVRKISGTATPSRANAEAFDRAVAEVAAASARLLDALVTTAPPKDREVEAAKARARSAARFGS; this is encoded by the coding sequence ATGTGCCGCAACATCCGCCCGCTGGCCCACTTCGAGCCGCCCGCCGCCGACGACGAGATCCTCGCCGCCGCGCTGCAGTACGTCCGCAAGATCAGCGGCACGGCCACGCCGTCGCGGGCCAACGCCGAGGCGTTCGACCGCGCGGTGGCCGAGGTGGCCGCCGCCTCGGCCCGGCTGCTGGACGCCCTGGTGACCACCGCACCGCCCAAGGACCGCGAGGTCGAGGCGGCCAAGGCCCGCGCCCGGTCAGCGGCCCGCTTCGGCAGCTGA
- a CDS encoding tripartite tricarboxylate transporter permease has protein sequence MGALGELINGFGTALSPENILYAFLGVLLGTAIGVLPGIGPAMTLALLLPLTYALPVTSALIMFAGIYYGGMYGGSTTSILLNTPGESASVVTAIEGNRMAKRGRAAQALATAAIGSFVAGTIATLLLALLAPTVAEIALLIGPADFFAIIVLAFIAVTSVLGSSRVRGLAALGLGLTIGLVGIDATSGQQRLTFGIPELADGIDIVIVAVGLFAVGEALWTAAHLRRAPIQIIPVGSGRMSRDDWRRSWKPWLRGTAIGFPFGAVPAGGAEIPTFLSYVTERKLSKHPEEFGHGAIEGVAGPEATNNASAAGGLVPLLTLGLPTTATAAILLVAIQTYGIEPGPRLFDTEPELVWGLIASLFIGNTMLLVLNLPLAPLWARLLRIPRSYLYAGILFFSALGAYAVNASPFDLFLLLAIGGLGFMMRRYGLPVLPAIIGVILGPFAEERLRTALQISDGDLGGLVTPLSVTVYVIVVLVLLWPLVRRLLPRRAAGSVLSEAAHVIDESHHHHGLTESVSVERGDGGDDRRP, from the coding sequence ATGGGCGCGCTCGGTGAACTGATCAACGGGTTCGGCACCGCCCTGTCCCCCGAGAACATCCTGTACGCCTTCCTCGGCGTGCTGCTGGGCACCGCGATCGGGGTCCTGCCCGGCATCGGGCCGGCCATGACGCTCGCCCTGCTGCTCCCGCTGACCTACGCCCTGCCGGTGACCAGCGCGCTGATCATGTTCGCCGGCATCTACTACGGCGGCATGTACGGCGGGTCGACCACCTCGATCCTGCTGAACACGCCGGGCGAGAGCGCGTCGGTGGTCACCGCCATCGAGGGCAACCGGATGGCGAAACGGGGGCGGGCGGCCCAGGCGCTGGCCACCGCCGCCATCGGGTCGTTCGTCGCCGGCACCATCGCGACGCTGCTGCTGGCGCTGCTCGCGCCGACCGTCGCGGAGATCGCGCTCCTCATCGGCCCGGCGGACTTCTTCGCCATCATCGTCCTGGCCTTCATCGCGGTGACGTCCGTGCTCGGCAGCTCCCGGGTGCGCGGCCTCGCCGCCCTGGGGCTCGGGCTGACGATCGGCCTGGTCGGGATCGACGCGACCTCGGGCCAGCAGCGGCTCACCTTCGGCATCCCCGAGCTGGCCGACGGCATCGACATCGTGATCGTCGCGGTCGGGCTCTTCGCGGTCGGCGAGGCCCTCTGGACCGCCGCGCACCTGCGCCGGGCGCCGATCCAGATCATCCCCGTCGGCAGCGGCCGGATGAGCCGCGACGACTGGCGGCGGTCCTGGAAGCCCTGGCTGCGCGGCACCGCGATCGGTTTCCCCTTCGGCGCCGTCCCGGCCGGCGGTGCGGAGATCCCGACGTTCCTCTCCTACGTCACGGAGCGGAAGCTCTCCAAGCACCCCGAGGAGTTCGGCCACGGCGCGATCGAGGGCGTGGCCGGACCGGAGGCGACCAACAACGCCTCGGCCGCAGGTGGCCTGGTCCCCCTGCTGACGCTGGGGCTCCCGACGACCGCGACCGCCGCGATCCTGCTGGTCGCGATCCAGACCTACGGCATCGAGCCGGGACCGCGGCTGTTCGACACGGAACCCGAGCTCGTGTGGGGCCTGATCGCCAGCCTCTTCATCGGCAACACGATGCTGCTGGTGCTCAACCTGCCCCTGGCGCCGCTGTGGGCACGGCTGCTGCGGATCCCGCGCTCGTACCTCTACGCCGGCATCCTGTTCTTCTCCGCGCTGGGCGCGTACGCGGTCAACGCCTCGCCGTTCGACCTCTTCCTGCTCCTGGCGATCGGCGGCCTGGGCTTCATGATGCGGCGCTACGGGCTGCCGGTGCTGCCGGCGATCATCGGGGTGATCCTCGGGCCCTTCGCCGAGGAGCGGCTCCGCACCGCGCTGCAGATCAGCGACGGGGACCTCGGTGGGCTCGTCACCCCGCTCTCGGTGACCGTCTACGTGATCGTCGTCCTGGTGCTGCTCTGGCCGCTGGTCCGCCGCCTGCTGCCCCGCAGGGCCGCGGGGTCCGTCCTCTCCGAGGCGGCGCACGTGATCGACGAGTCACATCACCACCACGGGCTGACGGAGTCGGTGTCGGTCGAGCGGGGCGACGGCGGCGACGACCGCCGGCCCTGA
- a CDS encoding ABC transporter permease, whose product MLGTASPGAPVPPAPRGSGASARGRRRLRRSPVPLALAAGVAALALLPLGYIAGYTVDVGWSGVRELVLRPRVAELLWNTGRLVLGTVAVCAVVGVGAAWLVERSTVPGRRIWHVLLVAPLAVPAFVNSFAWISLLPGLDSYAGALLVVSLSYFPFVYLPAVAAFRGLDPALEETARGLGLSSWAVFARVQLPQLRVALLGGGLLVALHVLAEFGALQMLRYPTFTTAIYDQYRATFNGPAATMLAGVLVLLCLFLLIGELRLRGARGYAGSGRGAVRPVRLAALGRLTGPALLALAGLVAAALLVPLGGMAYWSLAGASSSLDVADLAATTASTLALAAAAALVTTAMALPTGWLAVRARGRVSTLLERATYVGSAVPGIVVALALVTLSIRTTPWLYQTVPVLIAAYAILFLPRAVVPVRAAVEQSPPLYDDVAASLGSSGADRLRRVTLPLLAPGMGAGAALVFLAVVTELTATLLLAPTGTATLATAFWSASSAFEYGAAAPYAVVMVLLSAPATVLLSRDTRRGLVP is encoded by the coding sequence GTGCTCGGCACCGCGAGCCCCGGAGCGCCGGTACCACCGGCGCCCCGGGGCTCCGGTGCGTCCGCGCGCGGCCGCCGGCGGCTGCGGCGCTCCCCGGTTCCCCTGGCGCTGGCGGCCGGCGTCGCGGCCCTGGCGCTGCTCCCGCTGGGCTACATCGCCGGCTACACCGTCGACGTCGGCTGGTCCGGCGTCCGCGAGCTGGTGCTGCGCCCGCGGGTCGCCGAGCTGCTCTGGAACACCGGCCGGCTGGTGCTGGGCACCGTCGCCGTGTGCGCCGTCGTCGGGGTGGGGGCCGCCTGGCTGGTCGAGCGCTCCACGGTCCCCGGCCGCCGGATCTGGCACGTCCTGCTGGTGGCCCCGCTGGCGGTGCCGGCGTTCGTGAACAGCTTCGCGTGGATCTCGCTGCTACCCGGGCTGGACAGCTACGCCGGGGCGCTGCTGGTCGTCTCGCTGTCCTACTTCCCGTTCGTCTACCTGCCCGCGGTGGCCGCCTTCCGCGGCCTGGACCCGGCGCTCGAGGAGACGGCCCGCGGGCTGGGCCTGTCCAGCTGGGCGGTGTTCGCGCGGGTGCAGCTGCCGCAGCTGCGGGTGGCGCTGCTCGGTGGCGGTCTGCTGGTGGCCCTCCACGTGCTGGCCGAGTTCGGGGCGCTGCAGATGCTGCGGTACCCGACGTTCACCACCGCCATCTACGACCAGTACCGGGCGACCTTCAACGGGCCCGCGGCCACGATGCTCGCCGGGGTGCTCGTGCTGCTGTGCCTGTTCCTGCTGATCGGGGAGCTGCGGTTGCGGGGCGCCCGCGGCTATGCCGGCAGCGGTCGCGGCGCCGTCCGCCCGGTCCGCCTCGCCGCGCTGGGCCGGCTGACCGGCCCGGCGCTGCTCGCGCTCGCCGGGCTGGTGGCCGCCGCGCTGCTGGTTCCGCTCGGCGGGATGGCGTACTGGTCGCTGGCCGGGGCCTCCAGCAGCCTCGACGTGGCCGATCTCGCCGCCACCACGGCCAGCACGCTCGCGCTGGCCGCCGCGGCGGCGCTGGTCACCACGGCGATGGCGCTGCCGACCGGCTGGCTCGCGGTGCGCGCCCGTGGCCGGGTGTCGACGCTGCTGGAGCGGGCCACCTACGTGGGCAGCGCGGTCCCCGGCATCGTCGTCGCCCTGGCGCTGGTGACGCTGAGCATCCGGACCACCCCCTGGCTGTACCAGACGGTGCCGGTCCTGATCGCCGCCTACGCCATCCTGTTCCTCCCGCGAGCGGTCGTTCCCGTCCGGGCGGCGGTCGAGCAGTCCCCGCCGCTCTACGACGACGTGGCGGCGTCGCTCGGCTCCTCGGGCGCCGACCGGCTGCGCCGGGTGACCCTGCCGCTGCTCGCCCCCGGGATGGGCGCCGGCGCGGCGCTGGTCTTCCTGGCGGTGGTCACCGAGCTGACCGCCACCCTGCTGCTCGCCCCCACCGGAACGGCGACGCTGGCCACGGCGTTCTGGTCGGCGAGCAGCGCGTTCGAGTACGGGGCGGCCGCCCCGTACGCGGTCGTCATGGTGCTGCTCTCCGCACCGGCGACCGTGCTGCTGTCCCGCGACACCCGACGAGGTCTGGTCCCATGA
- a CDS encoding glycosyltransferase family 39 protein, which yields MTTATDVRSQAAAGAGAGADAGVRWSPVELLPALLVAVLGVVLLAPGHGLWFDELFTAEVGRLPLGEILTAIATGVGTTSYLADVPPSYNAPYYLVMYLWNAVPGLGGDTSLRVLSLLATAGGLTLLTRALTRLAGRATGVLAGLVLAANPLVLEQSVEARSYGLAVLATGATALGLVRWLQEAPRGLLLFGLAGAGMGLAHWYAVTVLAAFVTAAVLLRGRRAVPVVLAGALAALPAVGFVALAVLNGTGARNAEHLRDTDGRLVGMAAEAWAGGRTPLLYVALVLAVIGAVRARGARVVATSWVVVPLLLLLAAELVRPVYLPRYLLAGLLGLGVLAAAGAMSLPRAARVPAAVVLLGCSLLAAAPLAEREPRERADEVVALLTELHEAGEPIVAADQRSAIGLDHYVRTSAPQLRPDVVLPPDDAPDDADRVFLVRRIVRGEPTPTDDDAILRDAGLRLVRQYEFPADKTFLAVQVWAR from the coding sequence GTGACGACGGCGACGGACGTAAGATCACAGGCCGCTGCCGGAGCCGGCGCCGGAGCCGATGCCGGGGTCCGCTGGTCGCCGGTCGAGCTGCTGCCCGCGCTCCTCGTGGCCGTCCTGGGCGTGGTGCTGCTCGCGCCCGGGCACGGCCTGTGGTTCGACGAGCTCTTCACCGCCGAGGTGGGCCGCCTGCCGCTGGGCGAGATCCTCACCGCGATCGCCACCGGAGTGGGCACCACCAGCTACCTGGCCGACGTCCCGCCGTCGTACAACGCCCCCTACTACCTCGTCATGTACCTGTGGAACGCCGTCCCGGGGCTCGGCGGGGACACGTCGCTGCGGGTGCTCTCGCTCCTGGCCACGGCGGGTGGGCTCACCCTGCTCACCCGGGCGCTCACCCGCCTCGCCGGCCGGGCCACCGGGGTCCTCGCCGGTCTGGTCCTCGCGGCGAACCCGCTGGTGCTCGAGCAGTCCGTCGAGGCCCGCAGCTACGGGCTGGCCGTGCTCGCCACCGGAGCGACGGCGCTCGGGCTGGTCCGCTGGCTGCAGGAGGCGCCGCGGGGGCTGCTGCTGTTCGGGCTGGCCGGGGCCGGCATGGGGCTGGCGCACTGGTACGCGGTCACCGTGCTGGCCGCCTTCGTGACCGCTGCAGTGCTCCTGCGTGGACGGCGGGCGGTCCCGGTCGTGCTCGCCGGGGCGCTGGCCGCCCTGCCGGCCGTGGGCTTCGTGGCCCTCGCCGTGCTCAACGGCACCGGCGCGCGCAACGCCGAGCACCTGCGCGACACCGACGGCCGGCTGGTCGGGATGGCCGCGGAGGCGTGGGCGGGCGGGCGCACTCCCCTGCTCTACGTCGCCCTCGTCCTGGCGGTGATCGGCGCGGTCCGTGCCCGCGGTGCCCGCGTCGTCGCCACCAGCTGGGTGGTGGTGCCGCTGCTGCTGCTGCTCGCCGCCGAGCTGGTGCGGCCGGTCTACCTCCCCCGCTACCTGCTGGCCGGCCTGCTGGGGCTGGGCGTGCTCGCTGCCGCCGGTGCGATGTCCCTGCCGCGCGCGGCCCGGGTGCCGGCCGCGGTCGTCCTGCTCGGCTGCTCGTTGCTCGCCGCCGCGCCCCTGGCGGAACGGGAGCCGCGCGAGCGGGCCGACGAGGTGGTGGCGCTGCTGACCGAGCTGCACGAGGCCGGCGAGCCGATCGTCGCCGCCGACCAGCGCTCGGCGATCGGCCTGGACCACTACGTCCGCACGTCCGCCCCGCAGCTGCGGCCCGACGTCGTCCTGCCCCCGGACGACGCCCCGGACGACGCCGACCGGGTGTTCCTGGTCCGCCGCATCGTCCGCGGCGAGCCGACGCCCACCGACGACGACGCGATCCTGCGGGACGCCGGTCTGCGGCTGGTCCGGCAGTACGAGTTCCCCGCGGACAAGACGTTCCTGGCCGTCCAGGTGTGGGCCAGGTAG
- a CDS encoding tripartite tricarboxylate transporter TctB family protein, translating into MSSAALGSTEEQGRSEFGVALFLGALGVLVIVQALLLPESLIVRGPVGPKAVPLVVGSLLVIVAVVLAVDIARGGRGEPEGGEDVDLTGRSDWATMALLVAAFAANALLIESLGWPISGAILFWGAAFALGSRHYVRDVVIALVLSVGSWYLFVLGLGIALPVGILRGIL; encoded by the coding sequence GTGAGCTCTGCCGCCCTCGGCAGCACCGAGGAGCAGGGCCGCTCCGAGTTCGGCGTGGCCCTGTTCCTCGGCGCGCTCGGAGTCCTGGTCATCGTCCAGGCGCTGCTCCTGCCGGAGAGCCTGATCGTCCGGGGTCCGGTCGGGCCCAAGGCGGTGCCCCTGGTCGTGGGAAGTCTGCTGGTGATCGTCGCCGTCGTCCTGGCCGTCGACATCGCGCGCGGCGGGCGCGGCGAACCGGAGGGCGGCGAGGACGTCGACCTGACCGGTCGCAGCGACTGGGCCACCATGGCGCTGCTGGTGGCGGCGTTCGCGGCCAACGCGCTGCTCATCGAGAGCCTCGGCTGGCCCATCTCGGGGGCGATCCTCTTCTGGGGAGCCGCCTTCGCACTCGGCAGCCGGCACTACGTCAGGGACGTGGTGATCGCGCTCGTGCTGTCGGTCGGCAGCTGGTACCTGTTCGTCCTCGGGCTGGGCATCGCCCTGCCCGTGGGCATCCTGAGAGGGATCCTCTGA
- a CDS encoding aldolase/citrate lyase family protein codes for MDLFLFTTDAAWGRDVVAAGAAGLVVDWERRGKLRRQAGEGTQINSDTPADLSRLREATPGRLLCRINGLGPWTAGEVAEAVDRGADELLLPMVRSADEVDRALDVVAGRIPLGILVETQDAVDRVGELARRPLARIYVGLNDLRIDRRSTELFRPLVDGTVDDVRAQVSMPFGVGGLTLPGHGFPLPGDLLAAELVRVGAQFTFLRRAFTADMAGRDPFVEVPRLLAGLDELRRADAERAVALREAFAAAVAGLPVAQVAQPA; via the coding sequence ATGGATCTGTTCCTCTTCACCACCGACGCCGCCTGGGGCCGCGACGTGGTCGCCGCGGGTGCGGCAGGGCTCGTCGTCGACTGGGAGCGGCGCGGCAAGCTGCGCCGCCAAGCCGGTGAGGGGACCCAGATCAACTCCGACACCCCCGCGGACCTGTCCCGCCTGCGGGAGGCGACGCCCGGCCGGCTGCTCTGCCGCATCAACGGCCTGGGGCCGTGGACCGCCGGGGAGGTCGCCGAGGCGGTCGACCGCGGGGCCGACGAGCTGCTCCTGCCCATGGTGCGGTCGGCCGACGAGGTCGACCGGGCCCTGGACGTCGTCGCCGGCCGCATCCCCCTGGGCATCCTGGTCGAGACCCAGGACGCCGTCGACCGGGTGGGCGAGCTCGCCCGGCGGCCGCTCGCCCGGATCTACGTGGGGCTCAACGACCTGCGCATCGACCGCCGGTCCACCGAGCTGTTTCGGCCGCTGGTCGACGGCACGGTCGACGACGTGCGGGCACAGGTGTCGATGCCGTTCGGGGTCGGCGGTCTGACGCTGCCCGGGCACGGCTTCCCGCTGCCGGGGGACCTGCTGGCCGCCGAGCTGGTCCGGGTCGGCGCGCAGTTCACCTTCCTGCGCCGCGCGTTCACCGCCGACATGGCCGGTCGGGACCCGTTCGTGGAGGTGCCCCGGCTGCTCGCCGGGCTGGACGAGCTGCGCCGGGCCGACGCCGAGCGGGCCGTGGCACTGCGGGAGGCGTTCGCCGCGGCCGTCGCCGGGCTGCCCGTGGCCCAGGTGGCGCAGCCGGCGTGA